A stretch of DNA from Desmospora activa DSM 45169:
TCGCCCTGTAAAAGCTCAACCAAAATCTCCGACATTAGCGGTTTTAATTCGGCCGGATCTTTTATGCGGCGTTCTTTTACTTCTTGGCGCAAACGATCCACAATCTCCATCGTGGTATCCACTCCGACATCTGCCCCGATCAGGATGTCTTCCAATTCCTCATACAATTCCTCATCGATCTTGTTGCGGGTGAATACGGCATCCATCGCGCCGACCAACGAGGAGCTGGTTTTGCTCAACCCGGACATAAATTTGTGGGTGACCGTTTCTGTCGTTTTGGAGACACTCTCTCTCAGTTTCTTAAAAAAGCTCATCGTCGTTACCCCTCCTTTCAGGTGGAAGCAGTCTCTTCCAACCCTTCAAACTCTTCCAGCTTCACCGAGACAACCTTAGATACACCGGCCTCTTCCATCGTTACCCCATACATCACATCCGCCCCTTCCATTGTGCGTTTGCGGTGAGTGATGATGATAAACTGCGTCTTTTGCGAGAACTCCCGCAAATAACGGGTAAAACGGGACAGATTGGCTTCATCCAGCGCTGCATCCACTTCGTCCAGCACACAAAAAGGAACCGGTTTATAGCGCAACACGGCAAACAGAAGCGCAATTGCGGCCAAAGCCCGCTCCCCACCGGAGAGAAGCCCCAGGTTTTGCGGCTTTTTACCCGGGGGCTGTGCCGTGATCTCAATCCCCGTCTCCAGCAAATTGTCCGGTTCCGTCAAGCGCAAATCCGCTCGACCACCGCCGAACATCTTGGCAAATACATCATGAAACTCAATGCGGATCGCCTCAAAAGCAGTGGCAAAACGGTTGGACATCTCGCTTTCGATCTCGCGGATCACTCCGAACAGCGTCTCTTTCGCTTCCAACAGATCGTCCCGCTGCCCCTGCAGAAATTCAAAGCGGGTGCTGAGGCGCTGATGCTCATCGATTGCCCCCAGGTTCACCTCACCCAGAGCACCGATCTGCCCTTTAAGGGAACGTACCTCTCGTTCCGCTTGTTTCGCATTTTCCGGGCGGGGGTAACGTTCCTTCGCCAACTCAAAGCCGATCTCGTATTCTTCCGCCAATTTTTCCAATAAATGATTAAGCTCCACATCCATGCGGTTAACCCGCACTTCGTGCTTATGGAGGGATTCTTCCTGTTGACGCAGCCGTTTCTGCCTCTCCTTAAGGGTCTGCTCCTCTTCCCCGCGGCGATGATGGAGTTGATCCCGACTTTGCTTCGCTTGAGATAAAGCATCCTGGGCATTGTTTTTTTGCGTCCGCAGTTCAGCGGCACGATCCTCTAGCTGGCGGCTCTCTTCCCCGTGATCGGTCGCTCCCGATTCCAGTTCCTGCAACTTTCCCTGGGATTCCGCCATCTGATTGCCGATCCGGGCCAGCTCTTTTCCTAACCGTTCACAATCGACCGCCAGATACTCCCGTTCCTGTTGCAAACGGGCCACCCGAATTTTCCAGTCGGTGATCTCCCGATTGGTCTCATCTTTTTCCGATGCCCGCTGCTCCATTTGCTCCTGAGAAGCGTGAATCCGCCGCCGCAAAAGCGTCTCTTCCTCATCCAGAGCTTTTATGCGGCTGTCTCGCTCTTGCTTCTGTTGGGAAAAGGTTTGCTCCTCCTCTTCCAGCTTGGCCAATTCGACCCGGTTTTTTTCCCGTTGTTGGGTAAAAGTGCGGTGTTCCACCGTCCACTCCCGTTCGGCCCCTTTTAGCTCCTGTTGCTGTAGACGTAAGCGTTCCCCTTCTTCGCGTAACCGCTCCAACCGTTCATCGATAGAGGTAACCTCTTCTCGCAACGACTGGTGTTGGGTGCGAACGGTTTCCAACGCTTCTTCCGCCTCTTGAATTTCCCGTTCCAACGCTTCCACCTGCCGGGAGCGGCCCAACAGATTGGTCTTAGATTTTTGTCGACTCCCCCCTGACATGGAGCCGCCGGGATTGACCACATCTCCTTCCAGGGTGACAACGCGATAACGATATCCCATGCGACGGGCAATCGTATTGGCAGCTTCCATCCCTTCCGCCACTAACACCTGCCCCAAGAGATTATCCCGAACCGCACGGTATCGCTCCTCACTTTGCACCAGTTCCGCCGCTACCCCGATAAAGCCTGCGGTTCCCTCCAGCAGTTCCCGGTCCCG
This window harbors:
- the smc gene encoding chromosome segregation protein SMC, encoding MHLKRLDMVGFKSFANRTELEFVPGVTAVVGPNGSGKSNVTDGMRWVLGEQSAKSLRGASMQDVIFSGSDSRKPVGYCEVSITFDNQDQKLHLDYGEVTVTRRVYRSGESEYYINKQSCRLKDITELFMDTGIGKEAYSMIGQGRIDEILSTKSEDRRAIFEEAAGIVKYKSRKKEAEKKLEATEQNLSRIEDLVSELEDQVEPLAEQAEVAKKYKALKEELTHTEIGLYVHKIEDLHQQWEQAQGALQQLKEEQSRFITEVSGGEAELEKLRWQIQQQEQEVEKLQGELLRISEELEKAEGQREVLQERAKNRAGAIAQTRERLEELSLEESRLKQEQLQQQERLSQKDKELQDVQARLSAAEARLAVGGDGDVQDLDHLREELSRLLHERTRLSSEGSHIDERLAQLREQQERLRTQIALDERAEADLLTRQQEWRRQTEEVEKALATCGDQYKGWAGKRQTQEKEIAKTAQQLRQAEQQVDTLRSRRDIVKDMEAEHAGFFQGVKEILKARDRGQRELAGIHGAVAQLIQVPEAYEAAVETALGGAMQHLVVENEQVGRHGIRFLKERRAGRATFLPLDVIKGRSVPSRDRELLEGTAGFIGVAAELVQSEERYRAVRDNLLGQVLVAEGMEAANTIARRMGYRYRVVTLEGDVVNPGGSMSGGSRQKSKTNLLGRSRQVEALEREIQEAEEALETVRTQHQSLREEVTSIDERLERLREEGERLRLQQQELKGAEREWTVEHRTFTQQREKNRVELAKLEEEEQTFSQQKQERDSRIKALDEEETLLRRRIHASQEQMEQRASEKDETNREITDWKIRVARLQQEREYLAVDCERLGKELARIGNQMAESQGKLQELESGATDHGEESRQLEDRAAELRTQKNNAQDALSQAKQSRDQLHHRRGEEEQTLKERQKRLRQQEESLHKHEVRVNRMDVELNHLLEKLAEEYEIGFELAKERYPRPENAKQAEREVRSLKGQIGALGEVNLGAIDEHQRLSTRFEFLQGQRDDLLEAKETLFGVIREIESEMSNRFATAFEAIRIEFHDVFAKMFGGGRADLRLTEPDNLLETGIEITAQPPGKKPQNLGLLSGGERALAAIALLFAVLRYKPVPFCVLDEVDAALDEANLSRFTRYLREFSQKTQFIIITHRKRTMEGADVMYGVTMEEAGVSKVVSVKLEEFEGLEETAST